Within Caproicibacterium argilliputei, the genomic segment TGCGAAGCCAGCAGCGTTCTCGGATCAAAATAAATCTCCATCCCGAGACTCCTCCTTTGACAGTTTGTTCGTTTCTGTTTTAAAAATGCGAAAGAATCCCTACCAAACCCATTCGCCGCGGTTTACAGACTTAATCCGCATAGAACCATCTGCAGCTGAAAAATACAGCGTCCGGCCGTAATTTTTTCCCGTATCCTCCGCAAGAATCGGGATGCGCAACCGCAGCAGTTCCTGCTTGACCGCAACCACGTTCCGCTGCCCGATGTTGGCAAGTGAGGAGTTGTTGACACCGGAAAACATCTGCGCGCCGCCTGCAATTTTTGCCTTCATGCGGAATACATGCGCGCCCATTTTTTCCATGCGGTGCACCAGCAGC encodes:
- a CDS encoding chemotaxis protein CheD; this translates as MSQVVTVGISDLNVTKAPDVLVTYALGSCVGICLYDPSLKIAGLSHIMLPSSVQMSANASQAMKFADTAIELLVHRMEKMGAHVFRMKAKIAGGAQMFSGVNNSSLANIGQRNVVAVKQELLRLRIPILAEDTGKNYGRTLYFSAADGSMRIKSVNRGEWVW